From the genome of Syngnathus acus chromosome 24, fSynAcu1.2, whole genome shotgun sequence, one region includes:
- the LOC119117820 gene encoding DNA (cytosine-5)-methyltransferase 3A-like isoform X5: protein MPSNSPAVTELPQTPENKTSNNVSEDGADLDSPEEATAGTPPNKRRVGRPSRKRKQFLPEMATSDPSTPPGELEHSPSPRKKRGRRKLEQNDRNKDESDDRSCDSPREGETGRLRRKPVPRVTFQAGDPYYISRRQKEEWLSRWKMEAERRAYREAEICMMDDLTSEGDFPKEDEPASPDPLPSQQQTDPASPTVAVTPEPVARGDQATPREIEYQDGRSFGIGTLVFGKLRGFSWWPGRIVSWLMSGRSRAADGTRWVMWFGDGKFSVVCVEKLMLLSSFSSAFHQPTYNKQPMYRKAIFEALQVASVRAGRPTPSCDPTDDVDGVEPQTRQMIEWAMTGFPPNGPQSLDPPEEQNPYKEVYSEMWAEPEAAYTPPPAKKPRKNAAEKAKIREVIDEGTRERLIQEIKKKTRNIEDICISCGSLRVSLEHPLFMGAMCVGCKNSFLECAYQYDDDGYQSYCTICCGGREVLMCGNNNCCRCFCVECVDLLVGIGSAAAAIKEDPWNCYMCGPRNTHGLLRRRDDWPCRLQHFFANNHEQDFEPAKLYAPVAAEKRQPIRVLSLFDGIATGLLVLKDLGIQVDKYVASEVCEDSITVGMVRHQGRIMYVGDVRNVTHKHIEEWGPFDLVIGGSPCNDLSIVNPARKGLYEGTGRLFFEFYRLLHEARPKEGDDRPFFWLFENVVAMGVSDKRDISRFLECNPVMIDAKEVSAAHRARYFWGNLPGMSRPLSPMTNDKLDLQECLEHGRTAKFEKLRTITTRSNSVKQGKDEHFPVYMDNKEDILWCTEMERVFGFPVHYTDVSNMSRLARQRLLGRSWSVPVIRHLFAPLKEYFACN from the exons ATGCCATCCAACAGTCCTGCAGTCACCGAACTGCCCCAGACACCAGAAAACAAAACTTCTAACAATGTG AGTGAAGATGGAGCAGACTTGGACAGTCCAGAGGAGGCGACTGCAGGGACCCCTCCAAACAAGCGGCGGGTGGGCCGTCCAAGCAGGAAACGCAAACAGTTTCTTCCT GAGATGGCAACGTCTGACCCCTCAACTCCGCCGGGGGAGCTGGAGCACTCCCCTTCCCCTCGCAAGAAACGTGGGCGTCGGAAACTAGAGCAGAACGACAGGAATAAGG ATGAATCAGATGACAGAAGCTGTGACTCCCCTAGAGAG GGTGAGACAGGGAGGTTGCGTAGGAAGCCGGTCCCCAGAGTGACTTTCCAAGCTGGAGATCCGTACTACATCAGCAGGAGACAGAAAGAAGAATGGCTCAGCCGCTGGAAGATGGAG GCAGAGAGACGGGCTTACAGGGAAGCTGAGATCTGCATGATGGATGACCTCACATCAGAAGGTGACTTTCCTAAAGAGGATGAACCAGCCAGTCCGGACCCTCTGCCATCCCAGCAACAAACAGATCCCGCCTCGCCAACTGTTGCCGTAACACCGGAACCAGTCGCCAGAGGAGACCAGGCGACGCCCAGAGAGATCGAGTACCAG GATGGCAGGAGCTTTGGCATCGGCACGCTAGTGTTCGGAAAGCTGCGAGGTTTCTCCTGGTGGCCTGGCAGGATTGTTTCTTGGTTGATGAGCGGCCGTAGTCGAGCCGCTGATGGGACACGCTGGGTCATGTGGTTTGGAGATGGCAAATTCTCTGTG GTGTGTGTGGAGAAGCTCATGCTGCTGAGTTCTTTCTCATCTGCCTTTCACCAGCCCACCTACAACAAACAGCCCATGTACCGTAAAGCCATCTTTGAGGCTCTACAG GTGGCAAGTGTGCGAGCAGGACGACCCACTCCTTCCTGTGACCCAACTGATGATGTAGATGGTGTGGAACCTCAGACCAGACAGATGATTGAATGGGCCATGACTGGCTTCCCACCCAATGGCCCACAATCACTGGACCCTCCTGAGG AGCAGAATCCATATAAAGAAGTCTACTCTGAGATGTGGGCGGAACCAGAGGCCGCATATACTCCTCCCCCTGCCAAGAAACCTCGCAAAAACGCAGCGGAAAAAGCCAAGATTAGAGAGGTGATCGACGAAGGAACCAGAG AGCGACTCATACAGgagattaaaaagaaaacccgGAACATTGAAG ATATTTGTATCTCCTGTGGAAGCCTCAGAGTCTCTCTGGAGCATCCTCTCTTCATGGGAGCAATGTGCGTGGGTTGCAAA AATTCCTTTTTAGAGTGTGCCTACCAGTATGACGATGATGGTTACCAGTCCTACTGCACCATCTGCTGCGGAGGCAGGGAGGTGCTCATGTGTGGCAACAACAACTGCTGTAG GTGTTTCTGCGTGGAGTGTGTGGATCTGTTGGTAGGAATTGGCTCAGCAGCGGCAGCCATCAAGGAAGACCCTTGGAACTGTTACATGTGCGGGCCCCGAAACACTCACGGGTTACTGCGGCGACGGGATGACTGGCCTTGCCGACTACAGCATTTTTTCGCCAACAATCACGAACAGGACTTT GAGCCAGCCAAGTTGTATGCTCCAGTTGCAGCAGAGAAGaggcagccaatcagagtCTTATCACTGTTTGATGGCATCGCCACAG GTCTTTTGGTGCTAAAGGATCTGGGCATCCAGGTTGATAAATACGTGGCGTCCGAGGTTTGTGAGGACTCCATCACTGTCGGCATGGTGAGACACCAGGGACGCATCATGTATGTGGGCGATGTACGCAACGTAACCCATAAACAT ATCGAAGAGTGGGGACCATTCGATCTGGTGATAGGAGGAAGTCCCTGCAATGACCTCTCCATAGTAAACCCTGCACGGAAGGGCCTTTATG AGGGAACTGGGCGATTATTTTTCGAGTTTTACCGTCTGTTGCATGAGGCTCGGCCAAAAGAGGGCGATGATCGGCCTTTCTTCTGGCTCTTTGAGAATGTGGTTGCCATGGGAGTCAGTGACAAACGGGACATTTCTCGCTTTTTAGAG TGCAACCCTGTGATGATCGATGCCAAGGAAGTCTCTGCTGCCCACCGTGCTCGATATTTCTGGGGAAACCTGCCCGGCATGTCAAG ACCACTGAGCCCCATGACGAACGACAAGCTGGACCTACAAGAGtgtcttgagcatggtcgtaCTGCCAAG TTTGAGAAGTTGCGTACGATAACAACTCGCTCCAACTCTGTGAAGCAGGGGAAAGATGAGCATTTCCCTGTCTACATGGACAACAAGGAGGACATCCTCTGGTGCACTGAGATGGAAAG GGTGTTTGGTTTCCCCGTCCACTACACCGACGTGTCCAACA
- the LOC119117820 gene encoding DNA (cytosine-5)-methyltransferase 3A-like isoform X9, translated as MATSDPSTPPGELEHSPSPRKKRGRRKLEQNDRNKDESDDRSCDSPREGETGRLRRKPVPRVTFQAGDPYYISRRQKEEWLSRWKMEAERRAYREAEICMMDDLTSEGDFPKEDEPASPDPLPSQQQTDPASPTVAVTPEPVARGDQATPREIEYQDGRSFGIGTLVFGKLRGFSWWPGRIVSWLMSGRSRAADGTRWVMWFGDGKFSVVCVEKLMLLSSFSSAFHQPTYNKQPMYRKAIFEALQVASVRAGRPTPSCDPTDDVDGVEPQTRQMIEWAMTGFPPNGPQSLDPPEEEQNPYKEVYSEMWAEPEAAYTPPPAKKPRKNAAEKAKIREVIDEGTRERLIQEIKKKTRNIEDICISCGSLRVSLEHPLFMGAMCVGCKNSFLECAYQYDDDGYQSYCTICCGGREVLMCGNNNCCRCFCVECVDLLVGIGSAAAAIKEDPWNCYMCGPRNTHGLLRRRDDWPCRLQHFFANNHEQDFEPAKLYAPVAAEKRQPIRVLSLFDGIATGLLVLKDLGIQVDKYVASEVCEDSITVGMVRHQGRIMYVGDVRNVTHKHIEEWGPFDLVIGGSPCNDLSIVNPARKGLYEGTGRLFFEFYRLLHEARPKEGDDRPFFWLFENVVAMGVSDKRDISRFLECNPVMIDAKEVSAAHRARYFWGNLPGMSSSLSKIPSTNRPLSPMTNDKLDLQECLEHGRTAKFEKLRTITTRSNSVKQGKDEHFPVYMDNKEDILWCTEMERVFGFPVHYTDVSNMSRLARQRLLGRSWSVPVIRHLFAPLKEYFACN; from the exons ATGGCAACGTCTGACCCCTCAACTCCGCCGGGGGAGCTGGAGCACTCCCCTTCCCCTCGCAAGAAACGTGGGCGTCGGAAACTAGAGCAGAACGACAGGAATAAGG ATGAATCAGATGACAGAAGCTGTGACTCCCCTAGAGAG GGTGAGACAGGGAGGTTGCGTAGGAAGCCGGTCCCCAGAGTGACTTTCCAAGCTGGAGATCCGTACTACATCAGCAGGAGACAGAAAGAAGAATGGCTCAGCCGCTGGAAGATGGAG GCAGAGAGACGGGCTTACAGGGAAGCTGAGATCTGCATGATGGATGACCTCACATCAGAAGGTGACTTTCCTAAAGAGGATGAACCAGCCAGTCCGGACCCTCTGCCATCCCAGCAACAAACAGATCCCGCCTCGCCAACTGTTGCCGTAACACCGGAACCAGTCGCCAGAGGAGACCAGGCGACGCCCAGAGAGATCGAGTACCAG GATGGCAGGAGCTTTGGCATCGGCACGCTAGTGTTCGGAAAGCTGCGAGGTTTCTCCTGGTGGCCTGGCAGGATTGTTTCTTGGTTGATGAGCGGCCGTAGTCGAGCCGCTGATGGGACACGCTGGGTCATGTGGTTTGGAGATGGCAAATTCTCTGTG GTGTGTGTGGAGAAGCTCATGCTGCTGAGTTCTTTCTCATCTGCCTTTCACCAGCCCACCTACAACAAACAGCCCATGTACCGTAAAGCCATCTTTGAGGCTCTACAG GTGGCAAGTGTGCGAGCAGGACGACCCACTCCTTCCTGTGACCCAACTGATGATGTAGATGGTGTGGAACCTCAGACCAGACAGATGATTGAATGGGCCATGACTGGCTTCCCACCCAATGGCCCACAATCACTGGACCCTCCTGAGG AAGAGCAGAATCCATATAAAGAAGTCTACTCTGAGATGTGGGCGGAACCAGAGGCCGCATATACTCCTCCCCCTGCCAAGAAACCTCGCAAAAACGCAGCGGAAAAAGCCAAGATTAGAGAGGTGATCGACGAAGGAACCAGAG AGCGACTCATACAGgagattaaaaagaaaacccgGAACATTGAAG ATATTTGTATCTCCTGTGGAAGCCTCAGAGTCTCTCTGGAGCATCCTCTCTTCATGGGAGCAATGTGCGTGGGTTGCAAA AATTCCTTTTTAGAGTGTGCCTACCAGTATGACGATGATGGTTACCAGTCCTACTGCACCATCTGCTGCGGAGGCAGGGAGGTGCTCATGTGTGGCAACAACAACTGCTGTAG GTGTTTCTGCGTGGAGTGTGTGGATCTGTTGGTAGGAATTGGCTCAGCAGCGGCAGCCATCAAGGAAGACCCTTGGAACTGTTACATGTGCGGGCCCCGAAACACTCACGGGTTACTGCGGCGACGGGATGACTGGCCTTGCCGACTACAGCATTTTTTCGCCAACAATCACGAACAGGACTTT GAGCCAGCCAAGTTGTATGCTCCAGTTGCAGCAGAGAAGaggcagccaatcagagtCTTATCACTGTTTGATGGCATCGCCACAG GTCTTTTGGTGCTAAAGGATCTGGGCATCCAGGTTGATAAATACGTGGCGTCCGAGGTTTGTGAGGACTCCATCACTGTCGGCATGGTGAGACACCAGGGACGCATCATGTATGTGGGCGATGTACGCAACGTAACCCATAAACAT ATCGAAGAGTGGGGACCATTCGATCTGGTGATAGGAGGAAGTCCCTGCAATGACCTCTCCATAGTAAACCCTGCACGGAAGGGCCTTTATG AGGGAACTGGGCGATTATTTTTCGAGTTTTACCGTCTGTTGCATGAGGCTCGGCCAAAAGAGGGCGATGATCGGCCTTTCTTCTGGCTCTTTGAGAATGTGGTTGCCATGGGAGTCAGTGACAAACGGGACATTTCTCGCTTTTTAGAG TGCAACCCTGTGATGATCGATGCCAAGGAAGTCTCTGCTGCCCACCGTGCTCGATATTTCTGGGGAAACCTGCCCGGCATGTCAAG tagcCTCTCGAAAATTCCTTCAACAAACAGACCACTGAGCCCCATGACGAACGACAAGCTGGACCTACAAGAGtgtcttgagcatggtcgtaCTGCCAAG TTTGAGAAGTTGCGTACGATAACAACTCGCTCCAACTCTGTGAAGCAGGGGAAAGATGAGCATTTCCCTGTCTACATGGACAACAAGGAGGACATCCTCTGGTGCACTGAGATGGAAAG GGTGTTTGGTTTCCCCGTCCACTACACCGACGTGTCCAACA
- the LOC119117820 gene encoding DNA (cytosine-5)-methyltransferase 3A-like isoform X11 — translation MTDRKRAREEQCHVLSAERRAYREAEICMMDDLTSEGDFPKEDEPASPDPLPSQQQTDPASPTVAVTPEPVARGDQATPREIEYQDGRSFGIGTLVFGKLRGFSWWPGRIVSWLMSGRSRAADGTRWVMWFGDGKFSVVCVEKLMLLSSFSSAFHQPTYNKQPMYRKAIFEALQVASVRAGRPTPSCDPTDDVDGVEPQTRQMIEWAMTGFPPNGPQSLDPPEEEQNPYKEVYSEMWAEPEAAYTPPPAKKPRKNAAEKAKIREVIDEGTRERLIQEIKKKTRNIEDICISCGSLRVSLEHPLFMGAMCVGCKNSFLECAYQYDDDGYQSYCTICCGGREVLMCGNNNCCRCFCVECVDLLVGIGSAAAAIKEDPWNCYMCGPRNTHGLLRRRDDWPCRLQHFFANNHEQDFEPAKLYAPVAAEKRQPIRVLSLFDGIATGLLVLKDLGIQVDKYVASEVCEDSITVGMVRHQGRIMYVGDVRNVTHKHIEEWGPFDLVIGGSPCNDLSIVNPARKGLYEGTGRLFFEFYRLLHEARPKEGDDRPFFWLFENVVAMGVSDKRDISRFLECNPVMIDAKEVSAAHRARYFWGNLPGMSSSLSKIPSTNRPLSPMTNDKLDLQECLEHGRTAKFEKLRTITTRSNSVKQGKDEHFPVYMDNKEDILWCTEMERVFGFPVHYTDVSNMSRLARQRLLGRSWSVPVIRHLFAPLKEYFACN, via the exons atgacagacagaaagagagCCAGGGAGGAACAATGCCATGTCCTATCT GCAGAGAGACGGGCTTACAGGGAAGCTGAGATCTGCATGATGGATGACCTCACATCAGAAGGTGACTTTCCTAAAGAGGATGAACCAGCCAGTCCGGACCCTCTGCCATCCCAGCAACAAACAGATCCCGCCTCGCCAACTGTTGCCGTAACACCGGAACCAGTCGCCAGAGGAGACCAGGCGACGCCCAGAGAGATCGAGTACCAG GATGGCAGGAGCTTTGGCATCGGCACGCTAGTGTTCGGAAAGCTGCGAGGTTTCTCCTGGTGGCCTGGCAGGATTGTTTCTTGGTTGATGAGCGGCCGTAGTCGAGCCGCTGATGGGACACGCTGGGTCATGTGGTTTGGAGATGGCAAATTCTCTGTG GTGTGTGTGGAGAAGCTCATGCTGCTGAGTTCTTTCTCATCTGCCTTTCACCAGCCCACCTACAACAAACAGCCCATGTACCGTAAAGCCATCTTTGAGGCTCTACAG GTGGCAAGTGTGCGAGCAGGACGACCCACTCCTTCCTGTGACCCAACTGATGATGTAGATGGTGTGGAACCTCAGACCAGACAGATGATTGAATGGGCCATGACTGGCTTCCCACCCAATGGCCCACAATCACTGGACCCTCCTGAGG AAGAGCAGAATCCATATAAAGAAGTCTACTCTGAGATGTGGGCGGAACCAGAGGCCGCATATACTCCTCCCCCTGCCAAGAAACCTCGCAAAAACGCAGCGGAAAAAGCCAAGATTAGAGAGGTGATCGACGAAGGAACCAGAG AGCGACTCATACAGgagattaaaaagaaaacccgGAACATTGAAG ATATTTGTATCTCCTGTGGAAGCCTCAGAGTCTCTCTGGAGCATCCTCTCTTCATGGGAGCAATGTGCGTGGGTTGCAAA AATTCCTTTTTAGAGTGTGCCTACCAGTATGACGATGATGGTTACCAGTCCTACTGCACCATCTGCTGCGGAGGCAGGGAGGTGCTCATGTGTGGCAACAACAACTGCTGTAG GTGTTTCTGCGTGGAGTGTGTGGATCTGTTGGTAGGAATTGGCTCAGCAGCGGCAGCCATCAAGGAAGACCCTTGGAACTGTTACATGTGCGGGCCCCGAAACACTCACGGGTTACTGCGGCGACGGGATGACTGGCCTTGCCGACTACAGCATTTTTTCGCCAACAATCACGAACAGGACTTT GAGCCAGCCAAGTTGTATGCTCCAGTTGCAGCAGAGAAGaggcagccaatcagagtCTTATCACTGTTTGATGGCATCGCCACAG GTCTTTTGGTGCTAAAGGATCTGGGCATCCAGGTTGATAAATACGTGGCGTCCGAGGTTTGTGAGGACTCCATCACTGTCGGCATGGTGAGACACCAGGGACGCATCATGTATGTGGGCGATGTACGCAACGTAACCCATAAACAT ATCGAAGAGTGGGGACCATTCGATCTGGTGATAGGAGGAAGTCCCTGCAATGACCTCTCCATAGTAAACCCTGCACGGAAGGGCCTTTATG AGGGAACTGGGCGATTATTTTTCGAGTTTTACCGTCTGTTGCATGAGGCTCGGCCAAAAGAGGGCGATGATCGGCCTTTCTTCTGGCTCTTTGAGAATGTGGTTGCCATGGGAGTCAGTGACAAACGGGACATTTCTCGCTTTTTAGAG TGCAACCCTGTGATGATCGATGCCAAGGAAGTCTCTGCTGCCCACCGTGCTCGATATTTCTGGGGAAACCTGCCCGGCATGTCAAG tagcCTCTCGAAAATTCCTTCAACAAACAGACCACTGAGCCCCATGACGAACGACAAGCTGGACCTACAAGAGtgtcttgagcatggtcgtaCTGCCAAG TTTGAGAAGTTGCGTACGATAACAACTCGCTCCAACTCTGTGAAGCAGGGGAAAGATGAGCATTTCCCTGTCTACATGGACAACAAGGAGGACATCCTCTGGTGCACTGAGATGGAAAG GGTGTTTGGTTTCCCCGTCCACTACACCGACGTGTCCAACA